A region of the Channa argus isolate prfri chromosome 3, Channa argus male v1.0, whole genome shotgun sequence genome:
AGGAAATTGAAAGATTGTTTTCCATCGTAGTGTTATTGTGAATCTCGCCAACAATGCaaacaataaactaaaacaaactaaaagaagTTATTATAAAAGTTACCATTATCACTATTATCATGAGTaggcataaaaaaacaaggaatGCACAGATATGAAAGTGTTCAGAGTTTGGTCCTGATATGTAGTGTCAAACAGAAGCAGAGAAGACGTTTGAGTCCGTTTCCCGTCTCCCGAgctgctttttttcctcttgtgcAAAGACAGAAAGTGACGGCAGAGAAGTGTCAGGTTGTAGTTGTAGTGTTCCTGCTGGTGGTTTGGTGTCAGTGTAGACGTGTGGTTGCATTGTAGTGTGACATTGGGAAATCGAGTGCTTCTTCACTACTTCCTCCTGACTTTCCATCGAGTTTAAATCGCGAGCTGAGGTCCGTTCACCTGCTCACCGGCGGCGCTGGAGGAGCTCCTCTTATCAGGGCTGAGGGCAGAAAGGGAAGGCAAAGGGGTCAGCAAAGGTCACCTCACCACTTAACAACACAGACGGCTAAAACGAGCTCTAAACTCCACAGTGACATTAACTTATGGTGTGAAAAATCTACATTCAAAAATAATGAACTCTTACAAATTAATAAAGTCTCTGGAATGTTTTTTGTATCACTGTTTCAGCAGTTAGGGAAATGGGCCATAGAGTTCATGATGCATCCTCTACCCATCACTATTACAAACCgttttatttcatctttaaaGTCCTACAGGAAAGCTACACTGTCCATTTGGCCTTCTTTTACTTTCTCACTTGACCTCATCACATTCCTTTAAAAACTCAATTCACTGCTGCTTGGTTTAGCTGTCACCTGGTGTTTGACGCACACATGAAAAGTTTTTTTGATTTAGAGAtcagcacagaaaaacaattgCTCTCAAGCATGTAATCCAGTCTTTGTACTGGGGGGCTTGCAGGATGAACTCCAGATAATCTTGGAAGGGTCTCACACCACCTCCAGATAAAGTCCAAAGATTtccaggattccagtgcatgtgttaAAGAGGGTCGACTTAAAAATACCTACATTATTGAATACACAACTTCAAGTAACTCAATATTTCTACAGTATAATAGACACTTTTATTCAAGTTAGGGCTGTGAGCTCTTTTTCCATCGCTGAATTACTGAGGGTGGTGATGgatctaaagtaaaaaaacaagccATTGCTGAACAACTTGTCGAAGCCTAAATAAGTCAATTTCCACTTTCTTTATCCGCTGCATGTAAACTCACTCACTGAATACGTGACATGTAGGCAGGAGGAGCCAGAGAGTGAAGCACCCTCCCTGGTTGCTCTGACACCTGAGCTAAAGCTGCTCAAACAAGGCACCAACATGGCAGCAGATGTGAGTAAAAGTTGTGAAACACACTTATGAACTGTTAACTTAGAGATTGtgatggcacacacacacacacacacacacacacacacacacaccattgccAGCTCTGGCACTGAGGGATCTTATCAGAGATGTTTGTGGTTAACTGGATCCTAATTACAGTCTAACATCATGGCTTATGAATAAAACCAGTCGTAATTTGTGGTTTAACCACCTCACACCTATGTTTAAATAAACCTAGCGTGTCTTACAACAGACTCCTCTCACATTACATGTAACACGCAGTAAtcatggaaaaacaacatgcGTCCACACCAGGTGTCTGTAAAAGGGTCTGAGTGTTTTCTTCATGCTCAGGTTGATGCAGGCTGGTATAACAAGAGTGTCAATGCAAACAGCTGCACCTGTACCTTTATTGGTTTTGCTGGGGTAGACTTTGTTGAAATGCCTGTATTCCTCTGGAGGGGGAAGGTCTTCAATGGGGTGGAAGTTGAACTTCGACTCAAAATCATCtgagggaagaaagaaaaatatggaaaaagtgTTTTGAAATGAGCAAACACCTCAACTATCCTGTTTTTTTGGAGACACCTTCATTCTAAAGAGTTTAAAATGTAGATACTAAATAACTGTCTAACATAACATTCAGTTTGGAACAAATCCTAAACTTTATGCATGGAGTCCTCTCTGCGGATGACTGCTCGGGCTAAAAGGCAGTGACACGGGCAACCTGTTAGACCAGTGAGTGACCTTTTGTTGACCTTCAGATTACATGTGCAAGTGGCATAATTCAgatggtttttgttttcattttacctcCAATTTCACCTAAGTGTGAACAAagataaacagatttttttgaatATCAGATCTGGTCCACATTCATCCTTGGGCCTGGACCTCCTGTACACATGATGTGGCCCTGTGACCGTTGTCAGAATGGACGGAACAGAATTACTGTGGTTTTGTTTCAACATTTCCTCCATCATTTAGTGCCTCGTAACATCCTTCCATGTCAGCTCCTCACAGCCAGTAATACTAAACATGGAGAACTTTAACTGAGATCTGGGTTTGATTCAGAGACgagaacgtttttttttttttttttttctgtggagaTTTGTCCGAAATTTATGGAGAAACTTCCGCTTAAATGATTAGTTATGAAAGAAATTGTGCAACTCCACTGTCGCACAGAGGACATCATTTTTGTTACAGGAGACATGTGGATGACATTTCAATTGTCTTTGCATGTGTGGAAGAAAGAACAGACCTAACTATGAAGGCCTATGGTTGAATATTTAAGACTCCTGTACAGTAATGTTCACTATCTGCCTGGAAATAAAGTGGTTAATCCTGAGACTCTAATATAGGAACTAGATGCCCCTTTTGAATTTGTTCCAGTACAACAGGAAAGAAAGAGGCTGGTTCGCATGACCTCATTATTTGACTATCACTGCTCATTCAGCACTGTCGCCTCCATCAGCATGAACATAAACCATGTTAACAACTCTGGTGACTGAGGATTAAACACACAGCTGACATTGACAATACTTTGACAGCAGAACAACACATATACTTAAGACGCTtagtttgtaaaaaataaaaagtgttagAAGTCACAGCAGCTTGTCCTGACCTGAATTTTAAACCAACAATTTGGGTCAATTGTTTTACGTCACTCGCTTTACATTCAAAAACTTGTTCTGCCAGATTTTAGCTGTGCACATGCAAAGAGCTGGAAAGTGGAAAAACTGTTGAACTCTGCATGAAACTGTGGAGCTCCACAGATAACGTGGGATTAAATAGTGATGGCAGTGAATTAACACATAAATTAGCGGCTGTTTAAttaatgtgttgtgtgtatCTGGAGGGAGCTTTTGTGCAGTGGTCAAAAGGAAGCTAGCCAGGAAAAGTTCCCACATTGCTCAACGTGGTTTCTCCTAAGGTTTGGAcagtttaagtaaaataaagaaagaaataaacagcCATTTAATTCACTACTCGTGGTTTGGAACGTGCAAGTACCGGTTGGCCCATTTGAAATAGGTAAAACACAAGCACTAATCTAAACAAGTCTAAATTTACTGGAAGAAAAGCCTGTCGCTGTCTCTCAGTCTGCTGTATGTCATGCTACTAAAGACAATTAGAAAGAAGAAAGTCCGAAGCTGTGGAGCATTTTCCTTCACtcattttctgaattaattCTAATCCGGTTTTGACATGTAGTCACTCATTGAAGCAATGTGTCAGgctgataataataatgaataggACAATCCAGGGTGCAGACTGACAGGCattaaaaagcagcagatgCAATTCATtgtttgcaaaataaaacatatctaACACTGTCGTATATTAAAGTAAGATCCCTACAAGACAATATTTTAAGaccaatattaatatttgattaAGGTAATCACATGACATCAACATAACtcctaaatgtttttaacaacGGGAGACTGTTAGAGACTTCTAATCAGCTTCTGTCGCTGCGATTTGATTGGTTACAGTGAGTTTTTTAAATTGGCTGTTCACACCTGGTGATTGCAGGACAGCACAGAGTATCTACCACCCAGAAACCATTACTCAGACAAATGTTTTAGTAGCTGTGGAtggtgaaaacataaatgaggAGGAATGTGTGATAATGGAGAACCTGTCCTTCCAAACTCACCCATGATTGACTTGGAGTTGGTGATGGAGGAATGGCCATTGCGGATGGGTGGAGGCGGTGGAGGGGGCCCAGCTGGTGTGcgggaggaagaggatgagacagaggaagaggagagagggggaggcGGTTTTCCAACTCGGCTGAGAGACTCAGAGACTGCTGAGCTGTTACCACGGtatgggggaggggggggaggagCTTCCCGACCACCGTTACGAGACGCAGAGGGAACCTGAGGAGCTGtggagaccacacacacacacacacaaaacacagaaatcatcAGGATGTCAGTTAGGAGGTTACATTAACTACACAATACCTTGTTTCAGGTCAGATATCCACACTGATTAAACTCCACAGCCAAAGTCTTATCTGCTCTGTCATCATCTGATCAGCAAAGCACCAACATGGCAAACCAGCAGAACATGCTTCAAAGTCAAGTCAACTGCAAAATATCTGCAAGTAGGTTctctgtttatatatttatctaCCAGGAAgcacattaaaaaatgtgttttgtttataaaatgagTTTTACTAAAGCCACAATATGAAGTCTTTAAATGTCTTGAccaacaatacaaaacatgttCTATTTAAACTGACATCAACctgagaaaagcagcaaacgcttacatattttttatttattttaggtcctttcggtttatcccgtgagctcagggtcaccacagcggatcattgtccacatgctgatttggcacagtttttacgccggatgccctccctgacacaaccctccccagtttctaccgggcttgggacctgtgctgcacggctggggaggggaatgggctgttgggggttcagtgtcttgcccagaggcACTTCGACATATACAGATGATATATTTCCTTTCCAACAGAACTGTTGTGAAGTAATTTCCAATTTTAAACACTGTCACTGCTTTTCTGCAGCGGTACCATTATTTTGTTctactgtatttactttttattattatcaaaaaGTGTTATGTGGAGCAGAGAACAGGACCAATGAAAGAAAGATCTGATGTCATGTAAGTTTATGCAAATGTAGTTGGAAAAGCAGAGACAGTGAAAGTAAAGAGGAATGCTGGAATATTCCACAGGGCTTTAGGAATGCAGAGAAACCAGAAGGCCTCATGGCAAATTGCTCCATCGTCCAATCACAACACAACGCTGCAGCTAACAAATGCCTTCCTCTTTGGTTCACTGTAAATTCCAATTATGCATACGTTTCCAGTGAGCCATAGATGCTGCAGACAAACTACCAAAGGACAAATTCTGTAAAACGAGGGGGCTTTGTAGGTGTAGGGGTGGATGTTTGAAATCCTGCGCTAGCTCTTTATAcagcaacacacaaaaacaagcaacTTCTAGTTTGCACACCTGAACATAACAggtatttcaaacatttcataaTCCACATCGCATCGACCCaaccacaaattaaaaatactgtaatcctaaagaaaacaaattcacaaaacacagaagcagcTGCAGATAGCTACAGTACatgatgtgtttgtgcagacaCCTGGATCAGATGCTATTTATACATAATACAGAGCCAAACGAATCGTGTCGCTGCCCTGTGCTCTACTTTCAGAATCACGCTGCAGTGGGTGCGTTCGTATTCTGCCTTAAGGCTGGATGGAGTTCACTGCTGAGGAGCAGCGAGGACGAGTCAAAATCTGCTTTGCCAAGTTTATGAACATGGCTCCATCTGAGAATGGAGAAAATGTTCATCACATTTATATTGTTACTGTGAAAATACACACGCTCACTGATGAAACTGATCAAACAATTGATGTATAGCTGTGATTACTTATCTGACGTGATTGTGGAAAGAGAAATAGAAGTAGTTTGTTCACTCATTATGACAGTACTGTCCACAAAGTAAACGGTTTTAAGCCAACCTCTAATAATTACATGTAGTGTCATTAATTGGTCTCCCTCGATATTGCATGTTGTGCAACGTCAGTATTGTGTCTGCGCACAAATCACAATGACATTTCTGAAGCCCTAAGAacaattagacttttttttttcagaaacgTAACCGTAGAGAGATGACACGATGAGTAGGTGGAGACAGCCTTTGAAATTTGGATTGGAAAGTAGTTTTAACAAGTCAAAGCTCTTAGATTCCAGTCAGCGAACCTGCCTTAGTTATAACAGCCCCATAAACAACCGCAGGTCCCCACAGACGGAAACAGTTTATGTATAATATAGCATAATTTAAGTTACtttttaacttgaaatgttAATGTGCACATTTCAATAAAGGCAGCATGTGACcagttttttgtaaaaatataaaaagaattgCTATAACAAGTGTAATTGTCTGAATTGAAGTTGAATAATTCATCTTTTATGGACATTAGTCATCAGTCGTCAGTCGTCTGGATGGTATCCAGCACAAGTCCCAGTTATTATCtccaaattttaaaacaatgaatgtaTACGGTGGTTTGGGGGTTTTACCTGTTCTGCGGCCTGGTGGGTCTCTGGCAGGTGGTGGTGGTCTGGCAACCTGTTGAGAGGACTgtgaaggaggaggtggaggagcatGGTTGCGTCCTTGGCTGCTACTTCCAGATGTGTGCTTTTTGTGCAGGGAGTTGTGTCTCTGTGGCAGCTCTGGTGCCGCTCCCCCATCTATGGTGGACGGGCCATTGGAGACACCGCCCGTTAAGTGTGGTCTGTATGGTGGGGGAGGCGGGGGTGCCGAGGATCCTCCCGTTGGAGGTCTGCTGGAGGATGGAGGTGGCTTCACAGAGCTGGAAGGGGTGGGGCCCCTGTTGGGCGTTGGTGGGAGAGGTTTCTCTCTGCTGTGAGAGGAGGATGTGGAAGGTGGGGCAGGTGCTTTCTGGTTGGGGGTAGGTGGAGCGTTGCCACGGCCACCTTTGTTAAAGGGTGGTGGAGGAGGCGGGGCAGAGGTGCTGTGCTTCATCCCACTGCCtatggaggagctgctgctgctgcttgatgGACGAGAGATGTCAGGGAGCGAGGGGCGGTGGGAGCGATGTTGCTCTGGGGTG
Encoded here:
- the wipf2a gene encoding WAS/WASL-interacting protein family member 2; protein product: MPNPPPPPPPPPGPPPPPSSIGASKTPPKLSASDTKGRGALLSDICKGAKLKKVAVVSDRSAPIIEKSGGGGGGGGGGGGGGGFGGGGPMGMGGLFQGGVPKLRPVGDGPVGGSVGRSALRPPGSRPTAPRPPSGRSPSPTPEQHRSHRPSLPDISRPSSSSSSSSIGSGMKHSTSAPPPPPPFNKGGRGNAPPTPNQKAPAPPSTSSSHSREKPLPPTPNRGPTPSSSVKPPPSSSRPPTGGSSAPPPPPPYRPHLTGGVSNGPSTIDGGAAPELPQRHNSLHKKHTSGSSSQGRNHAPPPPPSQSSQQVARPPPPARDPPGRRTAPQVPSASRNGGREAPPPPPPYRGNSSAVSESLSRVGKPPPPLSSSSVSSSSSRTPAGPPPPPPPIRNGHSSITNSKSIMDDFESKFNFHPIEDLPPPEEYRHFNKVYPSKTNKALIRGAPPAPPVSR